The following DNA comes from Anaerolineae bacterium.
CACATGTCCGTGTCAATCATTCACCCGAGCGGATGGCTCGAGAACTTGCGAGTTTCATCTCGGAGGTTGTAAATCAAGCAGGTTATCGATCATGAAAGTCGTTGAAGTATCGTACACCTGGCCGGCCGAGACCTTCATCCAACGGCATGTGCTGGCGCTACGCGAGGCCGGCGCAGATGTGATGCTCGTCGGGCGCGCCGGCGTTGACGCGGGGCGCGCCGGCGCAAGCATCGGGGACGCAGACTGCCGCATCCCCGCCCTGGTGATGCCCAACTTTGACCACCTGGACCTTACAGGTAAGGTGTGGAGCCTGCGGCACCTGCTTGCCCGACCCAGGTGGGCCATGGAGGCGAGACCTCTGCGGGATCGGGTCCTGCTGGCCTTCTTTGAACGGCTTAAACCCGATCTGATCCACTTCCACACCGCCAGCCTGGCCGCGTTCATGCGGTGGGTCCCCCAGGCCCTGGGGATCCCGTATACCGTGAGCCTGCGTGGTTCGGACGTGCAGGTGATGCCGCTGCGAAGCGAGAGAGCCGCGCAGGAGACGGGAGCAGCCCTTCGGGAGGCGGCAGGCGTGCACGCGATCAGTTGGCATCTCGTAGCCTGCGCGAGGCGATGGGCTGGGCCTCAGGTAAGGATACAGGTCATTTACAATCCCATACCCTTGCCTCCACTGCTTCCCCCTTTCCGACCCGGCCTGGGGCAAAGCCTTCACTTGATTACGGTTGGGCGTCTGCACTGGACCAAGTGCTATGGGGACCTGCTCCAAGCGTCTGCAGAACTGGCGCGCCAGGGAATTGAGACACGGGTCACGTTTGTCGGCAGTGGGCCAGAAGAAAGCCGGTTGCGTTATTGGGTGGAGAAACTTGAGTTGGCGGACCGTGTGACCTTTCTCGGCAAGACGACTTTCCAGCAGGTCTCGTCACTTCTATCTGATGCGAGTGCTTACGTTCATCCCTCAATGAGCGAGGGGTTTGGGAATGCCATTGCAGAGGCGATGGCTTGGGGTTGCCCCGTCTTCATTACAGATGCCTGCGGCGCACGGGAGGTCATAGAGGATGGGAAGTCGGGCTTCCTCCTGCCGGCACTCCAACCCGAAACCTGGCCAGAGCGGTTGCTCCTGGCGCGGGACCGGGCATTGATGGAACGGGTCCGCCAGGCGGCCTACGAGACGGCTCGCCGCCTGTTTGACCGCCGGCGGCATGCCGAGGATTTCCTGGCCTTTTATGAGCGGGCCGTACGCCGGGGCCCCAACCTCATCGCACGTGAGTCCAAGAGCCCATCCCATGGAGAGCAACCCCGCGGCGAAGGCCCCTTGCTCCTCGTACGGGGAGCGTGGCGCTGGGAGAACGGCGCCGACCTGGTCTTGCGGGCGCTGGCCCCTCTTTGCCGCGAGGGCCAGGTCCAAGTGGTCTTTATGGGTCAAGGCCCCCAGGAGGACGAACTGCGCTACCTGGCGGACTTTCTGGGACTGGGAGGACAGGTGCGGTTCATTGTGGATGGGCAAGCGGATGACCTGGGAGGCGAGCTGTCCATGGTGCTGGACATCGCCGACGCCCAAGAGCAAGGCTGGCGGCTGACGTGGGAAGGCACGCTGGTGGCCAACGTCCCGTTTGCCGAGGTCGGGCACCTGAGCGCTCTCGTGGAGGATCTCCCAAGGTGACAGGCAGTCCAGTGGCCGAAACGCCCCGCGTGGCCATCGTCGTCGGCACCAACGAAACGGTGCTCCACCCCGTTCCGCCGGCGGCCGACAGCGCGCCGGCGTGGAACATCTACCGGGTGGCCGAGGCCGCGGCAGGAATGAACCTGCACGTCATCTCGCCGTGCGAGGCTCGGCAACTGCCGGCGTTGCGGCGATTCCCCGCTCGCGGTCAGTATCATCACGTCATCTTTAGCACTGCTCTGCTCTCGCTCTACCGCTCCGTTCTGCGGCACATCCTGCCCTTGCGCCTGGCGGTGCGTCGCCTGGTCGGCCTGCCTGACCTTCTCTCCTGGCTGTATTTGCGCCAAGTCGTCGCCTGGATGCAAAAGGTTCGGCCCGATGTGGTCTTCATCAACGATCGTCCTCAGTACATCCGCTATCTACGGCGGCATGTCCCGCCCGGCAGGTTGCTCTTCTTCATGCGCGGCGAGATGGGCGAGAGCCGGCGCTTTTTACATCTGGTGGACGGCATCGTGGTCAACTCGCGGGGCATGGAGGCATATGCCAGGGAATTGTTGGGCAATCACCCCATGCCTATCTGGCACATGCCGAACGCTCTGGGAGATGAGTTCCCCGTACCGCCGGCCCCGCCCGATCGTTTCACTCGCCGGCCGCACCGTATCCTCTATGCCGGCCGTATTATCCCTGTCAAAGGGGTATTGGAATTGGTGAGCGCTTTTGAGCTAGTGCATCGAGAAATACCCGACACCGAGCTGGTTATCTATGGGGGAAGCGACAATGCCGCCTCCAAGGGCGCTCTTACCCCGTATGAGCGGGCGGTACGGGAATGGGCGGCCGCTCTGCCGGCGGGAAGCGTGCGCTTCATGGGCTATGTGCCCAACCGCGAGATGGGCGCGCACTACGTGCAGGCCGATGTTGCCGTCTTCCCCTCAATCTGGAAGGAATCTTTCGGCATGGTGGCCCTGGAGGCCATGCGCTGTGGGACGCCGGTGGTGGCCTCACGTCGGCCGGGCTTTGAGGAACTGGTGATTCATGGTGAGACCGGTTTCCTGGTGGACGACCCGACGGACGCGCCGGCGTTGGCGGAGGCCATCCTGAAGGTCCTGCGCGACCCGGACCTGGCCGCCCGGATGGGAGAGGCAGGATACAAGCGCTCGCTGGAATATCTTCCTCAATCGGCTGGTAGCCGATTTGCAATGATTTTGCATGAAATCATAACAAATCTGGAGGAATAAATGAACGTCATTGCAGAAGAGAGAAACGTGTTGGGGTTTGCCGGCGTTAGCCGAGCCTTATTGCGGATGATCCGAACGCGGGGAAACATGAAGGATTGCATTGTCTCCCAGCTTTCGGAAAATCCCAATCACGCCCTTGGCGAAATAGAGGCACAGTATTGTAATTGGCTGGTCCACGACCTATACTCCTGGTTGCTTGGGGAGAAACCTTCACACACCCTACTTAATCGCTAGAGGCGACTTGCTTGAACTTGCGTCGACAATTTCAGGCTCTATGTGGACTGACTCTGTCTCGCGACTTACACGATGGGATGATGAGGAAGACGCTAGTTTGCTGGCACTTGCTGAGGAGGTGAGACTGTGATGTTATCCAGCTCCCCCCTCGTCTCCATTATCATCCCAACGTACAATCGCGCAAAACTACTCCCACGCGCGTTAGAGTCCGTCCTTGCTCAAGATTATCCCCATCTCGAGATTATTGTGATCGATGATGCCTCCACAGACGAAACCCCGAATGTGCTCAAAGCGTTCGGGGATCCCCGGATTCAGGTGTTCCGCCACCCAGAAAACAAGGGACATGGCGCAGCATGCGAAACCGGGATACGCTGCGCAAAGGGAGAACTTATTGCATTTCTGGACTCGGATGATATCTGGTTACCCGGGAAGTTAGGCCTCCAAGTCGCTATCTTCCGCCAATGGCCCCTCGTCGATTTTCATTTCACAAATTTCCGCAACATCAATTTGGTCAATGGTGTCGAGGGAGACGGATTCACCCAAACTCGGGACGGGCTCGCCCTTCTTCAAACTGTGCACGTCGACACCGACTTGTGGATCATCCAATCTGGAATGCCCCAGGCTATGTTGCAAGCGATGTTTATTGCTCAGCCAACGGTAATGCTAAGGCACGAAGTAATAGCTACAACGGGCAACTTCAATTCTGAACTGCGGGGAGCCGCGGACCTTGAGCTTTGGTGGAGGATCGCACTATCCGGGTTTCGATTTTCCTTTTCGAGACGCCCTCTCATGGAACGTTACAAAGACAACCAAAGCACGACGTCGAAAGTGATTGAGTTCTCACTATGGCACATTCGCGCCTTGGAAATCTGCGAGGAGACCGCCCGGGAAGCCGGCCGGCTCGATCTCATTCCTCCCCTAAACAGCGCCAGATACCGCTCCTGGTGTGGACTGGTCAAAGAATATACCCGGGTGGGCCGGCGCCGTGAGGCCCTGCACGCCTTTTCTCAGGCCCTGCACTACGGGTTCACCCCACGGCTTCTTCTGTATGGGGCTCTCGCCCTTGGCGGTGCCCAGACCTTCTCCTTAGCCCGCTCTATTCGCCGCGCTGTAGTCGG
Coding sequences within:
- a CDS encoding glycosyltransferase codes for the protein MKVVEVSYTWPAETFIQRHVLALREAGADVMLVGRAGVDAGRAGASIGDADCRIPALVMPNFDHLDLTGKVWSLRHLLARPRWAMEARPLRDRVLLAFFERLKPDLIHFHTASLAAFMRWVPQALGIPYTVSLRGSDVQVMPLRSERAAQETGAALREAAGVHAISWHLVACARRWAGPQVRIQVIYNPIPLPPLLPPFRPGLGQSLHLITVGRLHWTKCYGDLLQASAELARQGIETRVTFVGSGPEESRLRYWVEKLELADRVTFLGKTTFQQVSSLLSDASAYVHPSMSEGFGNAIAEAMAWGCPVFITDACGAREVIEDGKSGFLLPALQPETWPERLLLARDRALMERVRQAAYETARRLFDRRRHAEDFLAFYERAVRRGPNLIARESKSPSHGEQPRGEGPLLLVRGAWRWENGADLVLRALAPLCREGQVQVVFMGQGPQEDELRYLADFLGLGGQVRFIVDGQADDLGGELSMVLDIADAQEQGWRLTWEGTLVANVPFAEVGHLSALVEDLPR
- a CDS encoding glycosyltransferase family 4 protein, with amino-acid sequence MTGSPVAETPRVAIVVGTNETVLHPVPPAADSAPAWNIYRVAEAAAGMNLHVISPCEARQLPALRRFPARGQYHHVIFSTALLSLYRSVLRHILPLRLAVRRLVGLPDLLSWLYLRQVVAWMQKVRPDVVFINDRPQYIRYLRRHVPPGRLLFFMRGEMGESRRFLHLVDGIVVNSRGMEAYARELLGNHPMPIWHMPNALGDEFPVPPAPPDRFTRRPHRILYAGRIIPVKGVLELVSAFELVHREIPDTELVIYGGSDNAASKGALTPYERAVREWAAALPAGSVRFMGYVPNREMGAHYVQADVAVFPSIWKESFGMVALEAMRCGTPVVASRRPGFEELVIHGETGFLVDDPTDAPALAEAILKVLRDPDLAARMGEAGYKRSLEYLPQSAGSRFAMILHEIITNLEE
- a CDS encoding glycosyltransferase; the protein is MMLSSSPLVSIIIPTYNRAKLLPRALESVLAQDYPHLEIIVIDDASTDETPNVLKAFGDPRIQVFRHPENKGHGAACETGIRCAKGELIAFLDSDDIWLPGKLGLQVAIFRQWPLVDFHFTNFRNINLVNGVEGDGFTQTRDGLALLQTVHVDTDLWIIQSGMPQAMLQAMFIAQPTVMLRHEVIATTGNFNSELRGAADLELWWRIALSGFRFSFSRRPLMERYKDNQSTTSKVIEFSLWHIRALEICEETAREAGRLDLIPPLNSARYRSWCGLVKEYTRVGRRREALHAFSQALHYGFTPRLLLYGALALGGAQTFSLARSIRRAVVGGSR